A part of Gouania willdenowi chromosome 2, fGouWil2.1, whole genome shotgun sequence genomic DNA contains:
- the adarb1a gene encoding double-stranded RNA-specific editase 1a isoform X2, with translation MSSCSTDIKENRNLDHLFSQKGIAAHAPQPPNWSAGRGRKRPLEEGNNGHTQTSYKPKKRKKAPGPTLPKNALMQLNEIKPGLQYKLLSQTGPVHAPVFVMTVEVNGQFFEGLGSTKKKAKLDVAEKALRSFVQFPNASEAHMVMGRTLSVHTDFTSDQADFPDMLFNAFEPSNQVVDPFCLDSHGNSFRHELPFIPSLIPNLAQSPLPPLSPAILSPTRGKNPIMILNELRPGLKYEFVSESGESHAKNFVMSVIVDDQNFQGSGRNKKLAKARAAQAALSALFNMQLDQVASQQPIPRDGLQLHLPQFLADTVSRLVVDKFSDLTDNFTSPHARRKVLAGVVMTTGSDVKGAQVICVSTGTKCINGEYMSDRGLALNDCHAEIVARRSLLRFLYSQLELFLSDNNNEEQQKSIFLRSDSKHGFRLKENIQFHLYISTSPCGDARIFSPHEAAVEDQGDRHPNRKARGQLRTKIESGEGTIPVRSSNTIQTWDGVLQGERLLTMSCSDKIARWNVVGFQGSLMSYFTEPIYFSSIILGSLYHADHLSRAMYQRITEIEDLPKSFSLNKPLLSGISNTEARQPGKAPNFSVNWGVGDQGLEVINATTGKDDLSRPSRLCKHALYSRWMRLHCKLSPILRIKTGGPSSYHEAKQAALEYHFAKQMLFRAFHKAGLGAWVKKPIEQDQFTLTS, from the exons ATGA GTTCATGCAGCACAGATATTAAGGAAAATCGCAACTTGGATCACCTCTTCTCCCAAAAGGGTATTGCAGCTCATGCTCCACAGCCCCCCAACTGGAGTGCCGGGCGAGGGAGGAAACGTCCCTTAGAAGAAGGCAATAATGGGCACACGCAGACCAGCTACAAGCCcaagaagagaaagaaagccCCTGGGCCGACCCTACCCAAGAATGCCCTAATGCAACTAAATGAGATTAAGCCTGGGCTGCAGTACAAGCTGCTTTCTCAGACTGGACCTGTTCATGCTCCTGTCTTTGTTATGACTGTTGAGGTCAACGGGCAGTTCTTTGAGGGTTTGGGCTCAACGAAGAAGAAAGCAAAGCTGGACGTGGCAGAGAAGGCACTACGCTCATTTGTTCAGTTCCCCAATGCATCTGAAGCCCACATGGTCATGGGCCGGACTCTGTCTGTCCACACAGACTTCACGTCAGACCAAGCTGACTTTCCAGACATGCTCTTTAATGCTTTTGAGCCATCCAACCAGGTAGTTGACCCTTTTTGCCTTGATTCCCATGGCAACTCCTTTAGACATGAGTTACCATTTATCCCCTCCCTTATCCCAAACTTGGCCCAGTCACCTTTACCGCCTTTGTCTCCTGCCATCCTCTCTCCGACAAGAGGAAAGAACCCCATCATGATCCTCAATGAGCTGCGTCCAGGCTTGAAGTATGAATTTGTGTCAGAAAGTGGGGAGAGCCACGCCAAAAACTTTGTCATGTCAGTAATTGTGGATGATCAGAACTTCCAAGGTTCTGGAAGGAATAAGAAGCTGGCCAAGGCCCGAGCCGCCCAGGCTGCATTATCTGCTCTCTTTAACATGCAACTGGACCAGGTCGCGTCCCAGCAGCCAATCCCCAGAGATGGACTGCAGCTTCACCTGCCACAG TTCCTTGCAGACACTGTTTCCCGGCTAGTTGTTGACAAGTTCAGTGATCTGACGGACAACTTCACCTCTCCGCACGCTCGAAGAAAAGTTTTAGCAGGTGTCGTCATGACAACAG GCTCAGATGTGAAGGGGGCTCAGGTGATATGTGTGTCCACTGGTACTAAATGTATCAACGGTGAATACATGAGTGACAGAGGTTTGGCCCTCAATGACTGCCACGCTGAGATTGTGGCTCGTCGGTCCCTCCTCAGGTTCCTGTACTCTCAGCTGGAGCTCTTTCTCAG TGACAACAACAACGAAGAGCAGCAGAAGTCCATCTTCTTGCGCAGTGATAGCAAACACGGGTTCCGGCTGAAAGAGAACATCCAGTTCCACCTGTACATCAGTACCTCGCCCTGTGGAGATGCCCGCATCTTCTCCCCTCATGAAGCCGCTGTGGAGG ATCAGGGAGACCGACACCCAAACAGGAAGGCCCGTGGGCAGCTGCGCACCAAGATTGAATCTGGTGAAGGAACCATCCCCGTGCGCTCCAGTAATACCATCCAAACATGGGACGGGGTTCTTCAGGGAGAGAGGCTGCTCACCATGTCCTGCAGTGACAAGATTGCCAG GTGGAATGTGGTTGGGTTCCAGGGCTCTCTGATGAGCTACTTCACCGAGCCTATCTACTTCTCCAGTATCATCCTGGGAAGCTTGTACCATGCCGACCACCTGTCCAGAGCCATGTACCAGAGGATTACTGAGATCGAGGATCTACCAAAGTCCTTTAGTCTGAACAAACCTCTGCTCAGTG GGATAAGCAACACGGAGGCTCGCCAGCCAGGGAAAGCACCAAACTTCAGCGTGAACTGGGGTGTTGGTGACCAGGGTTTGGAGGTGATCAATGCAACCACAGGGAAGGACGATCTGAGCCGACCCTCCAGGCTTTGCAAACATGCCCTCTACAGCCGATGGATGCGCCTGCACTGCAAG CTTTCCCCTATCCTTCGAATCAAAACGGGAGGGCCCAGTAGCTACCACGAGGCCAAGCAGGCGGCGCTGGAGTACCACTTTGCCAAACAAATGCTGTTCAGAGCTTTTCACAAGGCTGGCCTGGGTGCCTGGGTGAAGAAACCCATTGAACAGGACCAGTTTACTCTCACCAGCTGA
- the LOC114478487 gene encoding histone H2A-like, protein MSGRGKTGGKTRAKAKTRSSRAGLQFPVGRVHRLLRKGNYAQRVGAGAPVYLAAVLEYLTAEILELAGNAARDNKKTRIIPRHLQLAVRNDEELNKLLGGVTIAQGGVLPNIQAVLLPKKTEKAAKAK, encoded by the coding sequence ATGAGCGGCAGAGGAAAGACCGGAGGTAAGACCAGAGCAAAGGCAAAGACCCGTTCATCCAGGGCTGGTCTTCAGTTCCCCGTGGGTCGTGTCCACAGACTGCTCCGGAAAGGCAACTATGCTCAGCGTGTCGGTGCCGGTGCCCCCGTCTATCTGGCGGCCGTGCTGGAGTATCTGACCGCTGAGATCCTGGAGCTGGCTGGAAACGCTGCCCGCGACAACAAGAAGACCCGTATCATCCCCCGTCACCTGCAGCTGGCTGTCCGCAACGATGAGGAGCTCAACAAGCTGCTGGGTGGAGTGACCATCGCTCAGGGTGGTGTGCTGCCTAACATCCAGGCTGTGTTGCTGCCCAAGAAGACTGAGAAAGCTGCCAAGGCCAAGTAA
- the adarb1a gene encoding double-stranded RNA-specific editase 1a isoform X1 produces the protein MSSCSTDIKENRNLDHLFSQKGIAAHAPQPPNWSAGRGRKRPLEEGNNGHTQTSYKPKKRKKAPGPTLPKNALMQLNEIKPGLQYKLLSQTGPVHAPVFVMTVEVNGQFFEGLGSTKKKAKLDVAEKALRSFVQFPNASEAHMVMGRTLSVHTDFTSDQADFPDMLFNAFEPSNQVVDPFCLDSHGNSFRHELPFIPSLIPNLAQSPLPPLSPAILSPTRGKNPIMILNELRPGLKYEFVSESGESHAKNFVMSVIVDDQNFQGSGRNKKLAKARAAQAALSALFNMQLDQVASQQPIPRDGLQLHLPQFLADTVSRLVVDKFSDLTDNFTSPHARRKVLAGVVMTTGSDVKGAQVICVSTGTKCINGEYMSDRGLALNDCHAEIVARRSLLRFLYSQLELFLSDNNNEEQQKSIFLRSDSKHGFRLKENIQFHLYISTSPCGDARIFSPHEAAVEGEFMECGGQELAQLCTLCLINYPYIIMLFNMLSINNAVSDQGDRHPNRKARGQLRTKIESGEGTIPVRSSNTIQTWDGVLQGERLLTMSCSDKIARWNVVGFQGSLMSYFTEPIYFSSIILGSLYHADHLSRAMYQRITEIEDLPKSFSLNKPLLSGISNTEARQPGKAPNFSVNWGVGDQGLEVINATTGKDDLSRPSRLCKHALYSRWMRLHCKLSPILRIKTGGPSSYHEAKQAALEYHFAKQMLFRAFHKAGLGAWVKKPIEQDQFTLTS, from the exons ATGA GTTCATGCAGCACAGATATTAAGGAAAATCGCAACTTGGATCACCTCTTCTCCCAAAAGGGTATTGCAGCTCATGCTCCACAGCCCCCCAACTGGAGTGCCGGGCGAGGGAGGAAACGTCCCTTAGAAGAAGGCAATAATGGGCACACGCAGACCAGCTACAAGCCcaagaagagaaagaaagccCCTGGGCCGACCCTACCCAAGAATGCCCTAATGCAACTAAATGAGATTAAGCCTGGGCTGCAGTACAAGCTGCTTTCTCAGACTGGACCTGTTCATGCTCCTGTCTTTGTTATGACTGTTGAGGTCAACGGGCAGTTCTTTGAGGGTTTGGGCTCAACGAAGAAGAAAGCAAAGCTGGACGTGGCAGAGAAGGCACTACGCTCATTTGTTCAGTTCCCCAATGCATCTGAAGCCCACATGGTCATGGGCCGGACTCTGTCTGTCCACACAGACTTCACGTCAGACCAAGCTGACTTTCCAGACATGCTCTTTAATGCTTTTGAGCCATCCAACCAGGTAGTTGACCCTTTTTGCCTTGATTCCCATGGCAACTCCTTTAGACATGAGTTACCATTTATCCCCTCCCTTATCCCAAACTTGGCCCAGTCACCTTTACCGCCTTTGTCTCCTGCCATCCTCTCTCCGACAAGAGGAAAGAACCCCATCATGATCCTCAATGAGCTGCGTCCAGGCTTGAAGTATGAATTTGTGTCAGAAAGTGGGGAGAGCCACGCCAAAAACTTTGTCATGTCAGTAATTGTGGATGATCAGAACTTCCAAGGTTCTGGAAGGAATAAGAAGCTGGCCAAGGCCCGAGCCGCCCAGGCTGCATTATCTGCTCTCTTTAACATGCAACTGGACCAGGTCGCGTCCCAGCAGCCAATCCCCAGAGATGGACTGCAGCTTCACCTGCCACAG TTCCTTGCAGACACTGTTTCCCGGCTAGTTGTTGACAAGTTCAGTGATCTGACGGACAACTTCACCTCTCCGCACGCTCGAAGAAAAGTTTTAGCAGGTGTCGTCATGACAACAG GCTCAGATGTGAAGGGGGCTCAGGTGATATGTGTGTCCACTGGTACTAAATGTATCAACGGTGAATACATGAGTGACAGAGGTTTGGCCCTCAATGACTGCCACGCTGAGATTGTGGCTCGTCGGTCCCTCCTCAGGTTCCTGTACTCTCAGCTGGAGCTCTTTCTCAG TGACAACAACAACGAAGAGCAGCAGAAGTCCATCTTCTTGCGCAGTGATAGCAAACACGGGTTCCGGCTGAAAGAGAACATCCAGTTCCACCTGTACATCAGTACCTCGCCCTGTGGAGATGCCCGCATCTTCTCCCCTCATGAAGCCGCTGTGGAGGGTGAGTTTATGGAGTGTGGTGGCCAAGAGCTAGCTCAGCTTTGCACTCTTTGCTTAATAAACTATCCATACATCATAATGCTGTTTAACATGTTGTCAATCAACAATGCTGTGTCAGATCAGGGAGACCGACACCCAAACAGGAAGGCCCGTGGGCAGCTGCGCACCAAGATTGAATCTGGTGAAGGAACCATCCCCGTGCGCTCCAGTAATACCATCCAAACATGGGACGGGGTTCTTCAGGGAGAGAGGCTGCTCACCATGTCCTGCAGTGACAAGATTGCCAG GTGGAATGTGGTTGGGTTCCAGGGCTCTCTGATGAGCTACTTCACCGAGCCTATCTACTTCTCCAGTATCATCCTGGGAAGCTTGTACCATGCCGACCACCTGTCCAGAGCCATGTACCAGAGGATTACTGAGATCGAGGATCTACCAAAGTCCTTTAGTCTGAACAAACCTCTGCTCAGTG GGATAAGCAACACGGAGGCTCGCCAGCCAGGGAAAGCACCAAACTTCAGCGTGAACTGGGGTGTTGGTGACCAGGGTTTGGAGGTGATCAATGCAACCACAGGGAAGGACGATCTGAGCCGACCCTCCAGGCTTTGCAAACATGCCCTCTACAGCCGATGGATGCGCCTGCACTGCAAG CTTTCCCCTATCCTTCGAATCAAAACGGGAGGGCCCAGTAGCTACCACGAGGCCAAGCAGGCGGCGCTGGAGTACCACTTTGCCAAACAAATGCTGTTCAGAGCTTTTCACAAGGCTGGCCTGGGTGCCTGGGTGAAGAAACCCATTGAACAGGACCAGTTTACTCTCACCAGCTGA